A region from the Methylocella sp. genome encodes:
- a CDS encoding L,D-transpeptidase produces MSQFNRRFFITSAAAAAGLGLAGCVGSQNQMAAAVPASGSPGSPNAQAVADAGLESGSVDYRAMYAAIPDGQFTVPATSLSDINPAFLRKRVAYVTNEAPGTIIVDPANHYLYHVESGGKAMRYGVGVGREGFAWSGEARIKNKQEWPDWYPPQEMLDRRPDLKKVMVELQSGIGMHGGPDNPLGARAMYLWQGNQDTLFRIHGTNEPKTIGTSGSSGCIRMVNQDAVDLYKATEPGTKVVVLGNIGMPPTAKVARS; encoded by the coding sequence ATGTCCCAATTTAATCGACGTTTTTTCATTACGAGCGCCGCCGCTGCAGCAGGCCTCGGCCTTGCCGGCTGCGTTGGCTCACAGAATCAAATGGCTGCGGCGGTCCCCGCCTCCGGTTCGCCAGGGTCGCCGAACGCGCAGGCCGTAGCTGACGCCGGTCTCGAATCAGGCTCTGTTGATTATAGGGCGATGTATGCGGCGATTCCGGATGGTCAGTTTACCGTTCCCGCGACGAGCCTCTCCGACATCAATCCTGCGTTTTTGCGCAAAAGAGTCGCCTATGTGACCAATGAGGCGCCAGGCACGATCATCGTCGATCCCGCCAACCATTATCTTTACCACGTCGAAAGCGGCGGTAAGGCCATGCGTTATGGCGTCGGCGTCGGCCGCGAGGGTTTTGCTTGGTCGGGCGAGGCCAGGATCAAAAACAAACAGGAATGGCCGGATTGGTATCCGCCGCAGGAGATGCTTGATCGCCGGCCCGACCTCAAGAAGGTGATGGTCGAGCTTCAAAGCGGCATTGGCATGCATGGCGGCCCGGATAATCCGCTCGGAGCCCGAGCCATGTATCTGTGGCAAGGCAATCAGGATACGCTGTTCCGCATCCATGGCACGAACGAGCCGAAGACCATCGGCACAAGTGGATCGTCAGGCTGCATTCGCATGGTCAACCAGGACGCTGTCGACCTTTACAAGGCGACGGAACCCGGGACTAAGGTTGTCGTGCTTGGCAATATCGGAATGCCGCCCACGGCCAAGGTTGCGCGGTCTTGA
- a CDS encoding PadR family transcriptional regulator, producing MRFHSRSQRFAHGEEPSSLGGHRRFGRPGGRGRMFEQGDLRFVLLKLISEKPSHGYEMIKAIEDRLGGAYAPSPGIVYPTLTLLEELGYIVVQETDGPRKLYALTPEGKASLDQNQATVEAIFARMAEINERHGGGPAPQILRAMENLRTALRLRLAHGPLDADQVAVIARTLDEAAKTVEAS from the coding sequence ATGAGATTCCACAGCCGCAGTCAGCGCTTTGCGCATGGCGAAGAGCCGTCAAGCCTCGGCGGTCACCGCCGATTCGGCCGCCCCGGCGGCCGGGGACGAATGTTCGAGCAGGGAGATTTGCGTTTCGTCCTCTTGAAGCTGATCAGCGAGAAGCCTTCGCATGGCTACGAGATGATCAAGGCGATCGAGGACCGGTTGGGGGGCGCCTATGCGCCCAGTCCCGGCATCGTCTATCCGACGCTGACCCTTCTGGAGGAACTCGGCTATATCGTCGTTCAGGAGACCGACGGGCCGCGCAAGCTCTACGCTCTCACTCCGGAAGGCAAGGCTTCGCTCGACCAGAATCAAGCGACTGTTGAAGCCATTTTCGCGCGCATGGCTGAAATCAACGAGCGCCACGGCGGCGGACCGGCGCCGCAGATTCTTCGCGCGATGGAGAACCTCAGAACGGCGCTTCGTCTGCGCCTCGCGCACGGCCCGCTCGACGCTGATCAGGTCGCGGTCATCGCCCGAACTCTGGATGAAGCCGCAAAAACCGTCGAGGCGAGCTGA
- the mutM gene encoding bifunctional DNA-formamidopyrimidine glycosylase/DNA-(apurinic or apyrimidinic site) lyase yields the protein MPELPEVETVRRGLEPVMVGARFASVDQRRPDLRFPFPDGFSTRLAGRRIEALGRRAKYLLADLDDAQVLAIHLGMSGSFRVETGQGAQSLSPCAGAAKNETHDHVVFSLSTGDRVIYNDPRRFGFMHLIARAELAAHPLFKNIGMEPLGNELDGAALARLFAGKTTTLKAALLDQSLIAGLGNIYVCEALHRAGLSPRRAAGSLALKNGSPSPRAHLLAEMIREVLEEALAAGGSSLRNHRQPDGSLGYFQHNFRVYGREGIPCPRPSCGGTIQRITQAGRSTFFCEVCQK from the coding sequence GTGCCGGAACTGCCCGAAGTCGAAACGGTTCGCCGCGGACTCGAACCAGTGATGGTTGGCGCGCGTTTCGCTAGCGTTGACCAAAGACGGCCGGATCTGCGTTTCCCTTTCCCCGATGGGTTTTCCACGCGCTTGGCCGGCCGGCGCATTGAGGCGCTCGGACGCAGAGCCAAATATCTGCTGGCCGATCTCGACGATGCTCAGGTGCTGGCGATACATCTTGGCATGTCCGGCTCATTTCGCGTGGAGACTGGGCAAGGCGCGCAAAGCCTTTCGCCTTGCGCCGGCGCAGCGAAGAACGAAACGCATGATCATGTCGTCTTCTCGCTCTCGACCGGTGACCGCGTTATCTACAATGATCCGCGCCGATTCGGCTTCATGCATCTGATCGCGCGGGCTGAACTCGCCGCCCACCCGCTGTTCAAGAACATAGGGATGGAGCCGCTCGGCAATGAACTTGATGGCGCAGCTCTCGCTCGTCTGTTCGCCGGCAAGACGACGACCTTGAAGGCGGCCCTGCTTGACCAAAGCCTGATCGCAGGGCTTGGCAATATATATGTCTGCGAGGCGCTCCATCGCGCCGGCCTATCGCCCCGGCGCGCCGCAGGCAGCCTTGCGCTTAAGAATGGAAGCCCGAGCCCGCGCGCGCATCTGCTCGCTGAAATGATTCGGGAAGTTCTGGAAGAGGCACTGGCGGCTGGCGGGTCATCCTTGCGCAATCATCGCCAGCCCGATGGATCGCTCGGCTATTTCCAGCACAATTTCCGCGTCTATGGCCGGGAAGGCATTCCCTGTCCGCGGCCTTCATGCGGCGGCACCATCCAACGCATCACGCAAGCTGGACGGTCGACGTTCTTTTGCGAGGTTTGTCAAAAATAA